The Equus przewalskii isolate Varuska chromosome 5, EquPr2, whole genome shotgun sequence genome window below encodes:
- the LOC103551525 gene encoding olfactory receptor 9K2-like — protein sequence MGDRRTSNHSEGTDFTLVGFTVRPELHIFLFLLFLLVYAMILLGNVGMMAIIMTDPRLNTPMYFFLGNLSFIDLFYSSVIAPKAMINFWSESKSISFAGCVTQLFLFTLFIVTEGFLLAAMAYDRFVAICNPLLYSVRMSTRLCTQLVAGSYFCGCVDGVLLSSMTFTLPFCASRAINHFYCDYRPVQRISCSDLYIHKILSFVLCSIIILPTITVIIVSYMYIVSTVLKIRSTEGRKKAFSTCSSHLGVVSILYGAVTFMYFIPDRFPELSKVASLCYTLVTPMLNPLIYSLRNKDVKEALRMVLGKKNVFA from the coding sequence ATGGGTGACAGGAGAACAAGCAATCACTCAGAAGGGACCGACTTCACTCTTGTAGGCTTCACGGTCCGCCCAGAGCTCcacatcttcctcttcctgctatTTCTGCTCGTCTATGCCATGATCCTTCTAGGGAATGTTGGGATGATGGCCATTATAATGACTGATCCCCGGCTGAACACACCAATGTATTTCTTCCTAGGCAACCTCTCCTTCATTGATCTCTTCTACTCATCTGTTATTGCACCCAAGGCTATGATCAACTTCTGGTCTGAGAGCAAGTCCATCTCCTTTGCAGGCTGTGTGACCCAGCTCTTTCTCTTTACCCTCTTCATTGTAACTGAGGGATTTCTTCTGGCAGCCATGGCTTATGACCGCTTTGTTGCCATCTGCAACCCACTCCTCTACTCTGTTCGGATGTCAACACGTCTCTGCACTCAGTTGGTGGCTGGTTCCTATTTTTGTGGCTGCGTTGATGGAGTTCTTCTGAGCAGCATGACATTTACTTTACCTTTTTGTGCTTCTCGGGCCATCAACCACTTTTACTGTGATTACCGTCCAGTTCAGAGGATTTCTTGTTCTGATCTCTACATTCATAAGatcctttcttttgtcttatgTAGCATTATTATTTTGCCTACCATAACTGTCATTATTGTGTCCTATATGTATATTGTGTCCACAGTGCTAAAAATACGCTCCACTGAGGGACGTAAGAAAGCCTTCTCCACATGCAGCTCTCACCTAGGAGTTGTGAGTATACTGTATGGTGCTGTCACCTTTATGTATTTTATCCCTGACAGATTTCCTGAGCTCAGTAAGGTGGCCTCCTTATGTTACACCTTAGTCACTCCCATGTTGAATCCTCTGATTTACTCTCTGAGAAATAAAGATGTCAAAGAAGCTCTGAGAATggtcctggggaaaaaaaatgtttttgcttga